A window from Aerococcus sp. Group 1 encodes these proteins:
- a CDS encoding helix-turn-helix domain-containing protein, with product MSEQHIPSLCRKFEQGFQLLGKKWNGLIIQSLLKGPLRFSELRDHIDGISDRVLTERLRELTCLGILERVTQCSDCHKYTYYALTQKGQDLETVLTSLHSWSDEWVELDK from the coding sequence TTGAGTGAACAGCACATTCCTTCTCTGTGTCGCAAGTTTGAGCAAGGTTTCCAATTACTAGGAAAGAAATGGAATGGTTTAATCATTCAAAGCTTACTCAAAGGCCCACTTCGTTTTTCTGAATTACGTGACCATATTGATGGGATTTCCGACCGGGTACTGACCGAACGGCTAAGAGAACTGACCTGCTTAGGAATCCTTGAACGGGTGACACAATGTAGTGATTGCCACAAATATACTTACTATGCCCTAACTCAAAAAGGCCAAGACCTTGAAACCGTCTTAACCTCATTGCACTCGTGGTCAGATGAATGGGTCGAGTTAGATAAGTAA
- a CDS encoding HD domain-containing protein translates to MNLLTETNYPWENDRDYLALIDDIKDHEFITDLGLFRQHIYGNRLVHSYSVSYYSYKIAKRLNLDYRSVARAGLMHDLFYYDTKEMTFSKGNHFTNHPYIALKNAEVLTDLNEVEHDIIIKHMWLATWQLPAYPESFVVTFVDKYLASTEYLRPASKIWRDNCQTFCSQRIFNPLNQTINERLLTPFNRLRRKYFPKLAENNKKN, encoded by the coding sequence ATGAACTTATTGACAGAAACTAATTACCCTTGGGAAAATGACCGTGACTATTTGGCCTTAATCGATGATATTAAAGACCATGAATTTATTACCGATTTAGGTCTGTTTCGCCAACATATTTATGGGAATCGTTTAGTTCATTCTTATTCTGTCAGTTATTATAGTTATAAAATTGCTAAGCGTTTAAACTTAGACTACCGTTCAGTCGCTCGTGCGGGTTTAATGCATGATCTTTTCTACTATGATACGAAAGAAATGACATTCTCAAAAGGCAATCATTTCACCAATCACCCTTATATTGCACTAAAAAATGCAGAAGTCTTAACCGACTTAAACGAAGTTGAACATGATATTATCATTAAACACATGTGGTTGGCTACTTGGCAACTTCCTGCTTATCCAGAGTCATTTGTGGTGACTTTTGTGGATAAATACTTAGCATCGACAGAATATTTAAGACCTGCATCTAAGATATGGCGGGATAATTGCCAAACTTTCTGTAGTCAACGCATCTTTAATCCTCTAAACCAAACTATTAATGAGCGCTTGCTAACGCCATTTAATCGCTTGAGAAGAAAATATTTTCCGAAATTAGCAGAAAATAATAAGAAAAATTAA
- the pheT gene encoding phenylalanine--tRNA ligase subunit beta: MLASRNWLNEFVDIKDIQDEALAEDLSRTGLEVDGLNQDFSGLKKIVVGKTLTVEKHPNADSLHVCQVDVGQEEPLQIVCGAPNVAAGQKVIVALHGARVAGNQKIKKGKLRGQESNGMLCSLQELGFSENVIPKEFANGIMILPEDAPLGQDIKDYLHLEDTVLDLDITPNRADALSMRGVAYELSAIYDCPIDINTYDDQAFEAGSDLSDEVTVEISDSELFPHYTAHLVKDVKIQASPIEVQIRLMKEGIRPINNVVDATNYVLLEYGQPLHAFDYDKLQSKTIAPRLAKTGEKLVTLDGVERDLTDDDLVITDGQEPIALAGVMGGLSTEIDDNTTNVLIESAMFNSSHIRRTARRLALRSESSLRNERGLNIATIDEAGAYAAQLMEDWAGGQAVKGRSRVSHLDVKDKEVTTNLAYITSLLGMEISFEEVKESFRRLGFPVEGAADEFTVSVPTRRWDISIPADLVEEVARIYGYDKIPSRISPVQPVKIGLNDWQKFERQSHRTMEALGFDQVISYSLTSEKKLDVLQVQAHEAVALDFPMSDERRYMRTNLLTSLLDIAQYNLARKVKDVQIYEIGRVFYDDEIEDDLPREESHLAALWTGDVEGDSWQGKAQAVDFYDMKGAVESLLASYNLAGQIRYLQSTDLPDTHPGRTALVQVEDQGEWLTIGYLAQLHPQITKDYDLNNQSFVAEFNLQAIYDLPEHQVIQEPLAKYPSISRDIAMVVAEEVSHAEIVATIQKAANSYLVNVKLFDIYRGEHIQDGQKSVAYQLTYLNPEATLVDEEVNEDFAKVKAALANDLQAKIRD; the protein is encoded by the coding sequence ATGTTAGCATCACGTAATTGGTTAAATGAATTTGTAGATATTAAAGATATTCAAGATGAAGCTTTAGCAGAAGACTTATCACGGACCGGTCTGGAAGTGGATGGTTTGAACCAAGATTTTTCCGGCTTGAAAAAAATTGTCGTTGGCAAGACTTTGACGGTGGAAAAACATCCCAATGCAGACAGCTTGCACGTTTGCCAAGTAGATGTCGGCCAAGAAGAGCCCTTACAAATTGTGTGTGGCGCGCCTAATGTGGCAGCTGGTCAGAAGGTTATCGTTGCTTTACATGGGGCACGCGTTGCCGGTAACCAAAAGATTAAGAAGGGAAAATTGCGCGGACAAGAGTCCAATGGGATGCTCTGCTCTTTACAAGAGCTCGGCTTCAGCGAAAATGTGATTCCCAAAGAGTTTGCTAATGGGATTATGATCTTACCGGAAGATGCTCCCTTAGGCCAAGATATTAAAGACTATTTACACTTAGAAGATACGGTCTTAGACCTCGATATCACCCCTAACCGGGCTGATGCCCTATCCATGCGGGGCGTCGCTTATGAATTAAGTGCCATCTATGACTGTCCTATTGACATCAACACTTATGATGACCAAGCCTTTGAAGCGGGAAGTGATTTAAGTGACGAGGTCACTGTTGAAATTTCTGATAGTGAGCTCTTCCCTCACTACACTGCTCATTTGGTTAAGGATGTTAAAATTCAAGCCAGCCCGATTGAGGTACAAATCCGCCTCATGAAAGAAGGTATCCGTCCGATTAATAATGTGGTTGACGCAACCAACTATGTCTTATTGGAATACGGCCAACCCCTTCATGCCTTTGACTATGATAAGTTGCAATCTAAAACCATTGCTCCTCGACTAGCTAAAACCGGGGAAAAATTAGTGACCTTAGACGGTGTGGAAAGAGACTTAACTGATGACGACTTAGTCATTACTGACGGCCAAGAGCCCATTGCCCTAGCTGGAGTGATGGGGGGCTTGTCTACTGAGATTGATGACAATACTACCAATGTTTTGATTGAATCAGCCATGTTTAACTCTTCCCATATCCGCCGCACAGCCAGACGCTTAGCCCTTAGAAGTGAGTCGAGTTTAAGAAATGAACGTGGCTTAAATATCGCCACTATCGATGAAGCCGGCGCCTATGCAGCCCAATTGATGGAAGATTGGGCTGGTGGACAAGCGGTTAAGGGACGCTCCCGGGTATCTCATCTTGACGTTAAAGATAAAGAAGTGACGACCAATTTAGCTTACATTACCAGTCTCCTAGGTATGGAAATCAGTTTTGAAGAGGTCAAAGAATCCTTTAGACGGTTGGGTTTCCCGGTTGAAGGTGCCGCTGATGAATTTACCGTGTCCGTTCCTACTAGACGTTGGGATATTTCCATTCCAGCTGACTTAGTGGAAGAAGTCGCTCGTATCTATGGTTACGATAAGATTCCTTCCCGAATTTCACCCGTCCAACCGGTGAAAATTGGCTTAAACGACTGGCAAAAATTTGAACGTCAAAGCCATCGGACCATGGAAGCACTAGGCTTTGACCAAGTGATTTCTTACAGTTTAACCAGTGAGAAGAAACTTGATGTCTTACAAGTCCAAGCCCATGAAGCCGTAGCCTTGGATTTCCCAATGAGTGACGAACGCCGTTATATGCGGACTAACTTGCTGACCAGTCTATTAGATATTGCCCAATACAACCTAGCTCGTAAGGTGAAGGACGTCCAAATTTATGAAATTGGAAGGGTCTTCTATGATGACGAGATAGAAGATGACCTGCCTCGTGAAGAAAGCCATCTAGCAGCCCTGTGGACGGGTGATGTCGAAGGGGATAGCTGGCAAGGCAAGGCCCAAGCGGTTGACTTTTATGATATGAAGGGGGCAGTGGAATCGCTACTGGCTTCTTACAATTTAGCTGGGCAAATCCGTTACCTACAAAGTACCGACTTACCGGATACCCATCCGGGTCGGACAGCCCTTGTACAAGTGGAGGACCAAGGAGAATGGCTAACCATTGGTTACTTAGCCCAACTCCACCCTCAAATTACTAAGGACTATGACCTCAATAACCAAAGTTTCGTGGCTGAGTTTAACTTACAAGCCATCTATGACTTACCAGAGCACCAAGTCATCCAAGAACCCCTGGCAAAATATCCAAGCATTAGCCGCGATATCGCCATGGTTGTGGCTGAAGAAGTGAGCCATGCTGAAATTGTAGCAACCATTCAAAAAGCAGCCAATAGTTACCTGGTTAATGTTAAACTCTTTGATATTTACCGTGGTGAACATATCCAAGACGGGCAAAAATCGGTAGCTTACCAACTCACTTATCTGAACCCAGAAGCGACTTTGGTTGATGAAGAAGTCAATGAAGATTTTGCTAAGGTCAAAGCAGCCCTTGCTAATGACTTACAAGCAAAAATTCGTGATTAA
- a CDS encoding RNA methyltransferase, which produces MLTSKNNPKIKSAKKLLSRRGREKAGQYLIEGPHLLEAALEAGADLAEVFLTPEHEADFKLANQTLISPEIASELSDTQRDQGVFAVVNRDQKASLKPASPAVLLLDGVQDPGNLGTLIRSADAFNYQDIYLGKGTVDPYSPKVVRSMQGSQFHVRLHQVVLEEAMASLRKAGYCLAATELNDQAQALETYNLKKRQKWGIILGNEGNGVRPEIIAASDISLYITMLGQAESLNVAIAGSIAMHHFLPNGSVGSTKERT; this is translated from the coding sequence ATGCTAACTTCAAAAAATAATCCTAAAATTAAGTCCGCTAAAAAATTATTAAGCCGGCGGGGAAGGGAAAAGGCTGGCCAGTATCTCATTGAAGGTCCTCATCTTTTAGAGGCTGCCTTAGAGGCAGGGGCTGACCTAGCGGAAGTTTTTCTTACTCCTGAACATGAAGCCGACTTTAAGCTGGCTAATCAAACCCTGATCAGTCCTGAAATTGCTTCAGAACTATCTGATACTCAAAGGGACCAAGGGGTCTTTGCGGTGGTCAATCGAGACCAAAAAGCCTCTTTAAAACCGGCTTCCCCTGCAGTCCTGTTATTGGATGGGGTTCAAGATCCGGGAAACCTGGGCACCTTGATCCGGTCGGCAGATGCCTTTAATTACCAAGATATCTACCTAGGTAAGGGTACTGTTGATCCTTATAGCCCTAAGGTGGTTCGTTCTATGCAGGGCAGTCAATTCCATGTTCGCCTCCACCAAGTGGTTTTAGAAGAAGCCATGGCCAGTTTGAGGAAAGCAGGCTATTGTTTAGCGGCGACCGAATTAAATGATCAAGCGCAAGCTTTAGAAACTTATAACTTGAAAAAACGCCAAAAATGGGGCATTATTTTAGGTAACGAAGGAAATGGTGTCCGACCAGAAATCATTGCAGCGAGTGATATTAGTCTCTATATTACCATGCTGGGTCAGGCGGAATCATTGAATGTCGCCATTGCTGGCTCGATCGCTATGCACCACTTCCTTCCCAATGGATCAGTAGGGTCAACAAAAGAAAGGACATGA
- the pepV gene encoding dipeptidase PepV: MTINWQEEVAKVKDDYLNDLYTLLRIPSYREDDKATEEAPLGPGPKAALDAFLAMVDRDGFTSKNVANMAGRFEFGQGDEILGIIGHLDVVPVDDSWETDPFEPTLIDGKLYARGVSDDKGPMLAAYYALKIIRDLDLPVSKKVHFIVGTDEESEWKGLTRYLETEPLPDFGFSPDAEFPIINGEKGMYSTTLKFPALEGAIESFESGIRENMVPGDADAVIKGFDLEEVQAAAEEFQAKQPVSLTVEASADNKIHLHLHGRVSHGAFPEAGENAATYLALFLKNLSSDLEGNSYISFIANLLHQDFKGQKTGIDHHDEVMGDLSLNPGVFGAKDGQQFVTLNIRFPQGQSFEQLDKSFSQLGDQFGFAQEIGTSNKVPHYVPGDDPLVQTLLEVYEEHTGMEGHEVVIGGGTYGRLMERGVAFGAEFPDEVSTMHEPNEVQRVDRLLLTMAIYADAIYRLIK; encoded by the coding sequence ATGACGATTAATTGGCAAGAAGAAGTTGCAAAAGTAAAAGACGACTATCTTAACGATTTATATACTTTACTGAGAATTCCTAGCTACCGTGAAGACGATAAGGCGACGGAAGAAGCACCGCTAGGCCCTGGTCCTAAGGCAGCCCTAGACGCTTTCTTAGCCATGGTGGACCGTGACGGTTTCACCAGTAAGAATGTTGCCAACATGGCGGGGCGCTTTGAATTTGGTCAAGGCGATGAAATTTTGGGGATTATTGGTCACTTAGATGTGGTTCCTGTCGATGATTCTTGGGAAACTGATCCTTTTGAACCAACCCTCATTGATGGTAAACTCTATGCCCGCGGGGTAAGCGATGACAAAGGTCCAATGCTAGCAGCCTACTACGCCTTAAAAATTATCCGTGACTTAGATTTACCCGTATCGAAAAAAGTTCACTTTATTGTCGGAACGGATGAAGAAAGTGAATGGAAGGGCTTGACCCGTTACCTGGAAACCGAACCCCTACCTGACTTTGGTTTCTCACCAGATGCTGAGTTTCCGATTATTAATGGGGAAAAAGGAATGTATTCCACCACCTTGAAATTTCCTGCCTTAGAAGGGGCGATTGAGTCCTTTGAATCTGGTATTCGGGAAAATATGGTCCCAGGGGATGCTGATGCGGTTATCAAGGGCTTTGACCTTGAAGAAGTCCAAGCCGCTGCTGAAGAATTCCAAGCTAAACAACCGGTTAGCTTGACAGTGGAAGCCAGTGCGGACAATAAGATCCACCTCCACCTCCACGGTCGGGTATCTCACGGTGCCTTCCCTGAAGCTGGAGAGAATGCGGCGACTTACCTGGCTTTATTCTTAAAGAACCTATCCAGTGATTTAGAAGGCAATTCCTATATTAGCTTCATTGCTAACCTCTTGCACCAAGACTTCAAGGGGCAAAAGACCGGGATTGACCACCATGATGAAGTGATGGGAGACTTATCCTTAAATCCAGGTGTCTTTGGTGCCAAGGATGGCCAACAATTTGTGACCTTGAATATTCGCTTCCCTCAAGGGCAAAGTTTTGAACAATTGGATAAATCATTTAGTCAATTAGGTGACCAATTTGGCTTTGCTCAAGAAATCGGGACTTCTAACAAAGTGCCCCATTATGTTCCTGGGGATGACCCATTGGTGCAAACCCTCTTAGAAGTTTATGAAGAACATACTGGTATGGAAGGCCACGAAGTTGTTATTGGCGGTGGAACCTACGGCCGTTTGATGGAACGGGGCGTTGCCTTTGGAGCTGAATTCCCAGATGAAGTGTCTACCATGCATGAGCCTAATGAAGTCCAACGCGTTGATCGCCTCCTCTTAACCATGGCGATTTATGCGGATGCGATTTACCGCTTGATTAAGTAA
- a CDS encoding alanine/glycine:cation symporter family protein has protein sequence MTEQLINFLTPISNVLYYPILIVLLLGIGLYFTFRTKGVQIRDFKEAIGVIMEKPEKEDSVSSFQALMVSTASRVGTGNIVGVSTAICLGGYGAVFWMWLVAIIGGSSAFIESTLAQIYKKKTPTGDSYGGPSHYIETALHNRGLGIIFSVFLILTYAVGFNMLAAYNLQDSFQVYDFYHAQWTPLIVGGVLALVTGYCILGGGKRIISFTSFLVPFMGTIYVGVALIMILFNLNYLPTIFTLIFKDAFNFKAIFSGIAGSSMMYGIKRGLFSNEAGIGSAPNAAASAHVSHPVKQGLVQMISVFIDTLLICSATAFMCLSSGITPAEELSGAAYVQASLATVFGNFGNIFITVSLMLFGFTTLIGNLYYVDNNIAYIFKGTPRPGIMRLFRICFILVVFLGALQESSLAWMTADILMALMALINLPAILLLSKQAIAALNDYHKQRKAGKNPVFRAKDIGLDSQKLDFWQ, from the coding sequence GTGACTGAACAACTGATTAATTTTCTGACACCAATCAGCAATGTCCTTTATTACCCGATTTTAATTGTCTTGCTTTTGGGAATTGGTCTTTATTTTACCTTCCGCACTAAGGGGGTCCAAATTAGAGATTTTAAGGAAGCAATTGGGGTAATTATGGAAAAACCCGAAAAAGAAGATTCGGTATCTTCATTCCAGGCCTTAATGGTTTCAACGGCTTCGCGGGTGGGAACTGGGAATATTGTCGGTGTCTCAACAGCCATTTGTTTAGGTGGCTATGGGGCGGTCTTTTGGATGTGGCTAGTGGCTATTATTGGCGGTTCTTCGGCCTTTATTGAATCTACCCTAGCTCAAATTTACAAGAAGAAAACCCCAACAGGAGATTCTTATGGGGGCCCCTCCCATTACATTGAAACGGCCCTCCATAATCGGGGATTAGGCATTATCTTTTCCGTGTTTTTAATTTTGACTTACGCAGTTGGTTTCAATATGCTGGCTGCCTATAATTTACAAGACTCTTTTCAAGTTTATGACTTCTATCATGCTCAATGGACGCCTTTAATTGTTGGTGGGGTCTTGGCTTTGGTGACCGGTTATTGTATCTTGGGTGGAGGCAAACGGATTATTTCCTTCACTAGTTTTTTAGTTCCCTTTATGGGGACCATTTATGTTGGGGTCGCTTTGATTATGATCCTCTTTAACTTGAATTACCTGCCCACCATCTTTACTTTAATTTTTAAGGATGCCTTTAACTTCAAGGCCATCTTTTCAGGGATTGCTGGGTCTAGTATGATGTATGGAATCAAGCGTGGTCTCTTTTCTAATGAGGCAGGGATCGGTTCAGCCCCTAATGCAGCAGCATCAGCCCATGTGTCCCATCCGGTTAAGCAAGGGCTGGTACAAATGATTTCGGTCTTTATCGATACCTTGTTAATTTGTTCAGCAACCGCCTTCATGTGTTTAAGTTCAGGAATAACCCCTGCAGAAGAATTATCTGGAGCGGCCTACGTCCAAGCTTCCCTTGCAACCGTCTTTGGAAACTTTGGGAATATCTTTATTACGGTATCACTCATGCTCTTCGGTTTTACGACTTTAATTGGGAACTTATATTATGTGGATAATAATATTGCCTATATTTTTAAAGGCACGCCAAGACCTGGGATTATGCGTCTCTTTAGAATCTGTTTCATCTTGGTGGTCTTCTTAGGAGCCTTACAAGAATCGAGTTTGGCGTGGATGACTGCAGATATTCTAATGGCCTTGATGGCTTTAATTAACTTACCGGCCATTTTACTGTTAAGTAAGCAGGCCATTGCCGCTTTAAATGATTACCATAAGCAAAGAAAAGCTGGTAAAAATCCTGTCTTTAGAGCCAAGGATATTGGCCTAGATTCACAAAAATTGGATTTCTGGCAATAA
- the pta gene encoding phosphate acetyltransferase: protein MALFDELKAKIKGKQTRIVFPEATDERIQGAAARLKADDLLVPILVGNPDEIHSQAKDRGIDLSGIEIVDPDNYDAYEEMVQAFVERRKGKATEEQAREMLKDVNYFGTMLVYMGKSDGLVSGAAHATGDTIRPALQIIKTKAGVKNVSGAFLLTRPKEDGSEEKYMMGDCAITISPDAETLAEIGLVTGETAKLFDVEPDIAFLSFSTKGSASSPEQEKAAQATKIAQENAPEDFNVDGELQFDAALVPAVGEKKAPGSKVAGHAKVLIFPEIQSGNIGYKIAQRLGGFEAIGPILQGMAKPVNDLSRGCNEEDAYKLAIVTALQAGLNEN from the coding sequence ATGGCTTTATTTGATGAATTAAAAGCAAAAATTAAAGGAAAGCAAACGCGTATCGTTTTTCCAGAAGCTACTGATGAACGGATTCAAGGGGCTGCAGCTCGCTTAAAAGCTGACGACCTATTAGTTCCTATTTTAGTGGGTAACCCTGATGAAATTCATTCTCAAGCTAAAGACCGCGGCATTGACCTATCTGGGATTGAAATCGTAGACCCTGATAACTATGATGCTTATGAAGAAATGGTCCAAGCCTTTGTTGAACGTCGTAAAGGCAAGGCTACTGAAGAACAAGCCCGTGAAATGCTTAAAGACGTTAACTACTTTGGTACCATGCTCGTCTACATGGGTAAAAGTGACGGTTTAGTTTCAGGAGCTGCCCATGCGACTGGTGATACCATACGTCCTGCTTTACAAATCATCAAGACTAAGGCCGGGGTAAAAAACGTTTCTGGCGCTTTCTTATTGACCCGTCCAAAAGAAGACGGCAGTGAAGAAAAATACATGATGGGGGACTGCGCGATCACCATTAGTCCAGACGCTGAAACTTTAGCGGAAATTGGTTTAGTGACAGGGGAAACCGCTAAATTATTTGACGTGGAACCGGATATTGCCTTCTTGTCATTCTCAACCAAGGGCTCAGCTTCATCTCCAGAACAAGAAAAAGCTGCCCAAGCAACTAAGATCGCTCAAGAAAATGCGCCTGAAGACTTCAACGTTGATGGTGAATTACAATTTGACGCGGCTCTCGTTCCAGCTGTTGGGGAAAAGAAAGCCCCTGGGTCAAAAGTAGCTGGCCATGCCAAAGTGCTTATTTTCCCAGAAATTCAATCAGGAAATATCGGTTACAAAATTGCTCAACGCCTCGGTGGCTTTGAAGCTATTGGGCCTATCTTACAAGGAATGGCTAAGCCAGTAAATGACCTATCACGTGGCTGTAACGAAGAAGATGCCTACAAATTAGCTATCGTTACTGCCCTACAAGCAGGCTTAAACGAAAACTAA
- a CDS encoding DUF4230 domain-containing protein — MRRFKKFLGVLVIILGLLAVAFIGGHYLGKQDSQTEITSELVGNRLEQAKELTTTKYFYTNTASFENQRKFYNWNLPFTTKKFIVSYDGVIHVGIDLSAIDVKVQDQTIDVTLPEVKILSHDIDSDSVKVFDEEASIFNKMTVDDYANFTNEQKKASEEEAKDKGLLEAAKQNTERTIKEILNMDPTIQENYTINVH; from the coding sequence ATGCGACGATTTAAGAAATTTTTAGGGGTCCTAGTGATCATCTTAGGATTACTAGCGGTTGCCTTTATTGGCGGTCATTATCTCGGTAAGCAGGATAGCCAAACAGAAATTACTTCGGAATTAGTGGGTAACCGCCTAGAACAAGCCAAGGAGTTAACCACGACCAAATACTTCTACACCAATACGGCTTCCTTTGAAAACCAAAGAAAATTCTATAACTGGAATTTGCCCTTCACCACAAAGAAATTTATTGTTTCCTATGACGGGGTGATCCATGTCGGAATCGATCTCAGCGCTATTGATGTTAAGGTTCAAGACCAAACTATTGATGTCACATTGCCTGAGGTGAAGATTCTCTCCCATGATATCGATAGCGATTCGGTCAAGGTCTTTGATGAGGAGGCATCGATTTTCAATAAGATGACGGTGGATGACTATGCTAATTTCACCAATGAACAAAAGAAAGCCTCAGAAGAAGAAGCCAAAGACAAGGGCTTATTGGAAGCTGCCAAGCAAAATACTGAAAGAACCATCAAAGAAATATTAAATATGGACCCCACCATTCAGGAAAACTATACGATCAATGTCCATTAA
- the pheS gene encoding phenylalanine--tRNA ligase subunit alpha, with amino-acid sequence MDIISNLQAIEGQIAEEIQSISSLDDVQAIRVKYLGKKGPITEALRHMKDIDPSERPKVGAYANELKNKVAKELDQKQAVLEEKALNQKLMAETIDVTLPGKEQKLGSQHVISQVMEEIEDLFLDLGYIIVEGPEIESDYYNFKRMNLPEDHPARDMQDTFYIEENKVLLRTHTSPVQAHAMDQHDFSKGPLQMISPGKVYRRDSDDATHSHQFHQIEGLVVDKNIGLSDLKGTLELFARHLFGADRQVRLRPSYFPFTEPSVEIDISCFKCGGQGCNICKKTGWIEILGGGMVHPNVLEMSGIDSEEYSGFAFGLGPDRVAMLKYGIEDIRHFYQNDLRFIHQFQERG; translated from the coding sequence ATGGATATAATTAGCAATTTACAAGCAATTGAAGGGCAAATCGCTGAAGAAATTCAAAGCATTTCTAGCCTCGATGATGTGCAAGCTATTCGCGTGAAGTACCTCGGGAAAAAAGGGCCGATCACCGAAGCTTTGCGGCATATGAAAGATATTGACCCCAGTGAACGCCCTAAAGTAGGGGCCTATGCCAATGAATTAAAAAATAAAGTGGCTAAAGAACTCGACCAAAAACAAGCTGTTTTAGAAGAAAAAGCACTTAACCAAAAATTAATGGCGGAAACCATTGATGTGACCCTGCCTGGTAAGGAACAAAAATTAGGCAGCCAACATGTGATTAGCCAAGTTATGGAAGAAATTGAAGACCTCTTCTTAGACCTTGGTTATATCATTGTCGAAGGGCCAGAAATCGAATCGGACTACTACAACTTTAAACGGATGAACTTACCAGAAGATCATCCAGCCCGTGACATGCAAGATACCTTCTATATTGAAGAGAATAAGGTGCTTTTACGGACCCATACTTCACCAGTCCAAGCCCATGCTATGGACCAACATGATTTCTCTAAGGGCCCCTTGCAAATGATTAGTCCAGGTAAGGTTTATCGCCGGGACTCTGACGACGCCACCCACTCCCACCAATTCCACCAAATTGAGGGACTAGTGGTTGATAAAAATATCGGCCTCTCAGACTTAAAGGGAACCCTGGAATTGTTTGCCCGCCATCTCTTTGGGGCAGACCGACAAGTGCGTCTACGTCCCTCTTACTTTCCATTTACCGAACCTTCTGTTGAAATAGACATCTCTTGCTTTAAATGTGGTGGTCAAGGCTGCAATATTTGTAAGAAAACCGGTTGGATTGAAATTCTCGGTGGGGGCATGGTCCACCCTAATGTCCTAGAAATGTCAGGGATTGATAGTGAGGAGTACAGTGGCTTTGCCTTTGGACTGGGACCAGACCGGGTAGCTATGTTGAAATACGGGATTGAAGATATCCGTCATTTCTACCAAAACGATCTTCGCTTTATTCATCAATTTCAAGAAAGAGGGTAA